agacttttttcttattctgaGGAAATAGGATGTAGATGAGTTAGTTAACTTTCTCCCAATGGAAGGAATGGATtacaattatgtatgtatgtacacgcatgtctgtatatatgttttattgtttgtttcttgCAGAAGGAGAGGTTAGATCTGAAATGAAAGAAACTACTGTGAAGCTAATTTTTTCTGGGGAAGAAACTCATGAGCCAAGATTCAGGAGTGATGCTCCTTGTGACGTCACAGGGAGACAAATCTGTGCTGGACTTCAGagaatccacatgggagacaaaCGTTATGATTGTCATCAATGTGGGACAGACTTGAGTCAACAGTCTCCCTTTATTTACCATCAAAAAATTCATAATGAAGAGAAACCTCATGAGTGTGAAGAATGTGATAAAGCTTTTAGTGAACACTCATTTTTTATTAAACATCATAATATTCACACTGGCaggacactatataaatgtaatcaatgtggaaaggctttccgtTGCACTAAcgatcttgctgcacatcagagaatccacagtggagagaaaccatatgaatgtaatcaatgcagAAAGGCTTTTAGAAGTGCCTCTGAACTTACTGTACATctaagaatccacactggagaaaaaccttatgaatgcaagcagtgtggaaaggctttccgtTGGAGGAAcaatcttgctgcacatcagagaatccacagtggagagaaaccatatgaatgtaatcaatgcagAAAGGCTTTTAGAAGTACCTCTGAACTTACTGTACATCTaagaatccacagtggagagaaaccttatgaatgtaatcaatgtggaaaggctttccgtTGCAGGAACACTCTtgttgaacatcagagaatccacagtggagagaaaccttatgaatgtaatcaatgtggaaaggctttccgtTGCAGGAAAAATCTTGttgcacatcagaaaatccacactggagagaaaccttatgaatgtaatcaatgtggaaaggctttccgtTGCAGGAAAAATCTTGCTatacatcagaaaatccacactggagagaaaccttatgaatgtaatcaatgtggaaagctTTTCCGTTGCACGAAcaatcttgctgcacatcagagaatccacactggagagaaaccttatgaatgtaatcaatgtggaaaggctttccgtTGCAGGAACACTTTTGCTGAACatgagagaatccacactggagagaaaccttatgaatgtaatcaatgtggaaaggctttcacacggAGATCCCAGCTTGCTAAACATcggagaatccacactggagaaaaaccttatgaatgttatcaatgtggaaaggctttcatttGCAGCTCCAGTCTTGctaaacatcagaaaatccacactggagaaaaatctTATGAATGCAAGCAGtgtagaaaggctttcacacagagctctgttcttgctgcacatcagaaaatccacattGGAGGAAAACCTCATGAAtgtgatcaatgtggaaaggctttccgtTGCACGAACAGTCTTGCTGCACATaagagaatccacagtggagagaaaccttatgaatgtaatcaatgtggaaaggctttcagttaCAGCAGCAGTCTTCGTAAACATcggaaaatccacactggagaaaaatctTATGAATGCAAGCAGtgtagaaaggctttcacacagagctctgttcttgctgcacatcagaaaatccacattGGAGGAAAACCTCATGAAtgtgatcaatgtggaaaggctttccgtTGCACGAACAGTCTTGCTGCACATaagagaatccacagtggagagaaaccttatgaatgtaatcaatgtggaaaggctttcagttaCAGCAGCAGTCTTCGTAAACATcggaaaatccacactggagaaaaatctTATGAATGCAAGCAGtgtagaaaggctttcacacagagctctgttcttgctgcacatcagaaaatccacattGGAGGAAAACCTCATGAAtgtgatcaatgtggaaaggctttccgtTGCACGAACAGTCTTGCTGCACATaagagaatccacagtggagagaaaccatatgaatgttaTCAATGCAGAAAGGCTTTCCGAAGTTCCTCTGCACTTACTGTACATctaagaatccacactggagaaaaaccttatgaatgcaagcagtgtagaaaggctttcacacagagttcccatcttgctgtacatcagagaatccacagtggagagaaaccttatgaatgtaatcaatgcagAAAGGCTTTTAGAAGTACCTCTGACCTTGATGTACATCTGAGAATCCACattggagaaaaaccttatgaatgtaatcaatgtggaaaggctttccgtTGCAGGAAAAAtcttactgaacatcagagaatccacactggagagaaaccttatgaatgtaatcaatgtggaaaggctttccgtTGCAGGAAAAAtcttactgaacatcagagaatccacactggagagaaaccttatgaatgtaatcaatgtggaaaggctttccgtTGCAGGAAcaatcttgctgcacatcagaaaatccacactggagagaaaccttatgaatgtaatcaatgtggaaaggctttcacacagagttCCCATCttgctaaacatcagagaatccactggagagaaaccttatgaatgtaatcaatgtgaaaAGGCTTTCCGTTGCACTAGCCATCTTGCTGCACATCtgagaatccacagtggagagaaaccgtATGAATGTCATCAATGCAGAAAGGCTTTCCGTTGCAGGAACAATCTTGCGGCACATCAGAGAATcaatactggagagaaaccttatgaatgtaatcaatgtctaaaggctttcacacagagttCCCATCTTGCCAaccatcagaaaatccacactggagaaaaatcttaggaatgcaaacagtgtagaaaggctttcacacagtgCTCTCTTCTTGCTGTACATCATaaaatccacagtggagagaaaccttacgaatgtaatcaatgtggaaaggcttttaaaagTGCCTCTGACCTTACGGAACATCAGAAAAATCcacactggtgagaaaccttataaatgtaaacAGTGTAGAAGGGCTTTCACACAGAGGATCAATCTTATTGCACATCAGTGAATCCacaagaaaccttatgaatgtaatcaatgtgcaAAAGCTTTTAGAAGTACCTCTGACCTTGCTgttcatcagagaatccacactggagagaaaccttatgaatgtaaaccTTGTAGAAAGGCCTTTACACAGAGCTCCAGTCTTTctgcacatcagaaaatccacactgcaGAGAAACCTGatgaatgtaatcaatgcagAAAGGCTTTTAGAAGTACCTCTGACGTTGCTGTACAttagagaatccatactggagagaaaccttatgaatgtgaacAGTGTATGAACGCTTTCACAAAGAAGCCCTATCTTActacacatcagagaatccacactggagagaaaccttatgaatgtaaacagtgtggaaaagctttcacacACAGGGCCAGActtactgcacatcagagaatccacactgcaGAGAAACCTGatgaatgtaatcaatgcagAAAGGCTTTTAGAAGTACCTCTGACGTTGCTGTACAttagagaatccatactggagagaaaccttatgaatgtgaacAGTGTATGAACGCTTTCACAAAGAAGCCCTATCTTActacacatcagagaatccacactggagagaaaccttctGAATGTAAAcagtgtggaaaggccttcacACAGAGCTCtgatcttgctgcacatcagagaatccacactggaaagAAAATTTATGAATGCCATCAATGTGGAAATGCTTTCAGTTGTAGCTTGAAGCTTActcaacatcagaaaatccattcaagagaaaccttatgaatgtagtcagTGTGGAAAGATTTCCAGATGTAATTCTGGTCTTGttaaacatcagaaaatccacactggagatgACTGTGTTCAAAGTGAAAAGGCATTCAAACATTACTGTGACCTTGCTGTACATGAGacaatccacactggagagaaatcttAGGAGAGTCTAGAATGTGGTAAACCTTTTATTGCATGCTCTTCCCTGACTAAACATCAGAGCATATTTACTAGAGAATAAATCTCATTAATATGATCAACATGGAAAATCATTCAGGCTAAAGGCATCTCTTATTTCTCACCAGAATTGACAGGAGATACAAATCCTGTCCCTgtcatgaatgtggaaaggcATCCAAATGGAGTACAGAGCTCATTAGACATCACAGAATTCTTCTTGGGAACAAGCCCTATAGGGACTAAGGCAGAGACCATCTCTTCTTTTACATCATACTTCATCCTGTAGAGAACACTTAAGAAGGTGCTCAATGAGCTCCTGCTTTTCCCTGGAAGATTGAGATCACTAGACAACACAATTTTAGCTATTGACAGAAGCTTTATGAAAGCAAGGATTGTGGGAAGGCTTTCACCTGGACCTCATCCACGCATCTCCATTTGAAAAATCTTGCTGCAGATAAAATTTATGGATGTAATTACTGAGAGAAGGCCTCTTCCTGCAGCACAGGCCCCAGGGTAGAAATACCAGCTAAGGCAGTGATTGACCCCCAGGGCCGTCATCCCAGTTGGGGCTACATGAGACACCAGCTCAGAGCCtgtggctgtggg
This Trichosurus vulpecula isolate mTriVul1 chromosome 2, mTriVul1.pri, whole genome shotgun sequence DNA region includes the following protein-coding sequences:
- the LOC118835487 gene encoding zinc finger protein 850-like — encoded protein: MEQSVRKVPKMLSLELVTFKDVAVDFTPEEWGLLDHPQKELYKEVMLVNAQNLLSVGLPVPREDLICYLEEREAPWLLEQEGLRSCCPGPVRGEKPYECNQCRKAFRSASELTVHLRIHTGEKPYECKQCGKAFRWRNNLAAHQRIHSGEKPYECNQCRKAFRSTSELTVHLRIHSGEKPYECNQCGKAFRCRNTLVEHQRIHSGEKPYECNQCGKAFRCRKNLVAHQKIHTGEKPYECNQCGKAFRCRKNLAIHQKIHTGEKPYECNQCGKLFRCTNNLAAHQRIHTGEKPYECNQCGKAFRCRNTFAEHERIHTGEKPYECNQCGKAFTRRSQLAKHRRIHTGEKPYECYQCGKAFICSSSLAKHQKIHTGEKSYECKQCRKAFTQSSVLAAHQKIHIGGKPHECDQCGKAFRCTNSLAAHKRIHSGEKPYECNQCGKAFSYSSSLRKHRKIHTGEKSYECKQCRKAFTQSSVLAAHQKIHIGGKPHECDQCGKAFRCTNSLAAHKRIHSGEKPYECNQCGKAFSYSSSLRKHRKIHTGEKSYECKQCRKAFTQSSVLAAHQKIHIGGKPHECDQCGKAFRCTNSLAAHKRIHSGEKPYECYQCRKAFRSSSALTVHLRIHTGEKPYECKQCRKAFTQSSHLAVHQRIHSGEKPYECNQCRKAFRSTSDLDVHLRIHIGEKPYECNQCGKAFRCRKNLTEHQRIHTGEKPYECNQCGKAFRCRKNLTEHQRIHTGEKPYECNQCGKAFRCRNNLAAHQKIHTGEKPYECNQCGKAFTQSSHLAKHLRIHSGEKPYECHQCRKAFRCRNNLAAHQRINTGEKPYEKPYECNQCAKAFRSTSDLAVHQRIHTGEKPYECKPCRKAFTQSSSLSAHQKIHTAEKPDECNQCRKAFRSTSDVARIHTGEKPYECEQCMNAFTKKPYLTTHQRIHTGEKPSECKQCGKAFTQSSDLAAHQRIHTGKKIYECHQCGNAFSCSLKLTQHQKIHSRETL